One genomic segment of Hordeum vulgare subsp. vulgare chromosome 2H, MorexV3_pseudomolecules_assembly, whole genome shotgun sequence includes these proteins:
- the LOC123429144 gene encoding DIBOA-glucoside dioxygenase BX6-like, with the protein MASADNLRALDLKAFDDTKAGVKGLVDGGVTAVPSIFHHPPESLPDATPRPHRFTVPVIDLSAVGTARAAVVAQVREAVETAGFFQVVGHGVPEAATAAMLAAVRGFFEEPVEAKAPFYTRDLGRRVRYQSNLNLFKSRAANWRDTLFMELPAPEEIPSACRSVAPEYARLLQEGLGRTLLGLLSEALGLRPGHLEEEHRCLDGVSLACHYYPACPEPHLTLGTPRHSDANYLTVLLQDAVGGLQILLDHEADGGEKQKQPVWVDVPPVAGALVVNVGDFLQIMSNGRFKSVEHRVVANGVGPRVSVACFFRTDRTASSTTVIEPIVTDGDGSLRYSSTTAEEVIQRHYKVSSALKQQHLRL; encoded by the coding sequence ATGGCCTCCGCCGACAACCTCCGTGCCCTCGACCTCAAGGCGTTCGACGACACCAAGGCCGGCGTGAAGGGCCTCGTCGACGGGGGTGTCACCGCCGTCCCGTCCATCTTCCACCACCCGCCGGAGTCCCTCCCGGACGCCACGCCTCGACCCCATCGCTTCACCGTCCCGGTCATCGACCTGTCCGCCGTGGGCACCGCGCGAGCCGCGGTGGTCGCGCAGGTGAGGGAGGCGGTGGAAACGGCGGGCTTCTTCCAGGTGGTCGGCCACGGCGTGCCGGAGGCGGCCACGGCGGCGATGCTCGCGGCGGTGCGCGGCTTCTTCGAGGAGCCGGTGGAGGCCAAGGCGCCGTTCTACACCCGCGACCTCGGCCGGCGCGTCCGGTACCAGAGCAACCTCAACCTGTTCAAGTCGCGGGCGGCCAACTGGCGCGACACGCTCTTCATGGAGCTGCCGGCGCCGGAGGAGATCCCGTCGGCGTGCAGGAGcgtcgcgccggagtacgcgcggCTGCTGCAGGAGGGGCTTGGCCGGACGCTGCTGGGGCTGCTGTCGGAGGCGCTGGGCCTCCGCCCCGGCCACCTCGAGGAGGAGCACCGGTGCCTCGACGGCGTCAGCCTCGCCTGCCACTACTACCCGGCGTGCCCGGAGCCGCACCTCACCCTCGGCACCCCGCGGCACTCCGACGCCAACTACCTCACCGTGCTCCTCCAGGACGCCGTCGGCGGCCTCCAGATACTCCTCGACCACGAGGCCGATGGCGGCGAAAAACAGAAGCAGCCGGTGTGGGTGGACGTGCCGCCGGTGGCGGGGGCGCTGGTGGTGAACGTCGGGGACTTCCTGCAGATCATGTCAAACGGCAGGTTCAAGAGCGTGGAGCACCGCGTCGTGGCCAACGGCGTGGGACCGCGGGTCTCGGTGGCGTGCTTCTTCCGGACGGACCGCACCGCATCGTCGACGACGGTGATAGAGCCGATCGTCACCGACGGCGACGGCAGCTTGCGgtacagcagcacgacggcggagGAGGTGATCCAGCGGCACTACAAGGTCTCGTCTGCACTCAAGCAGCAGCACTTGAGGCTCTGA